The proteins below come from a single Drosophila busckii strain San Diego stock center, stock number 13000-0081.31 chromosome X, ASM1175060v1, whole genome shotgun sequence genomic window:
- the LOC108606597 gene encoding probable allantoinase 1 isoform X3: MAVTWSRCMVASLWTPRASSNAFHAELPLPPTAADDDDHDEEANPRAYASFLRTRPAAMELEAVRLICQLAGEQPLRRFHIINLSAAQCLPLLTDCQRQTGAQLTADTCPHYLALSAEQVPDCGTEWKTWPPIREAANQQPLWQALLEQQASPLQLIASDHSAATPGARCLIYGSGRGNFLKAWPGISSLQLSLPVVWTRGQQLATPLSLPDVHRLMCWQPAQLCGISHFKGRIAEGYDADFCIWSPEEQFNVCADSLHAANKSATPYAGQRLSGVVHATVVRGLHVYQQFEGFGQPLGKLLLRKSSHKLVKKQKFIN; encoded by the coding sequence GCCGACAGccgctgacgacgacgaccacGATGAGGAGGCGAATCCACGTGCTTATGCAAGTTTTTTGCGCACGCGACCCGCTGCCATGGAGCTGGAGGCAGTGCGTCTCATATGTCAGTTAGCTGGCGAACAACCGCTGCGACGCTTTCACATAATTAACCTCAGCGCGGCTCAATGCCTGCCACTGCTCACGGACTGTCAACGTCAAACGGGCGCACAACTGACAGCGGACACTTGCCCCCACTATCTGGCGCTGAGTGCGGAGCAGGTGCCTGACTGCGGCACCGAGTGGAAGACCTGGCCCCCCATACGCGAGGCGGCCAATCAGCAGCCGTTGTGGCAggcgctgctggagcagcaggcGTCGCCACTGCAGCTCATCGCCAGCGATCATTCGGCGGCGACGCCAGGCGCACGTTGTCTAATCTAcggcagtgggcgtggcaacttTCTGAAAGCCTGGCCGGGCATTAGTTCGCTGCAGCTGAGTCTGCCTGTTGTGTGGACACGTGGCCAGCAGCTGGCGACGCCTCTGAGCCTGCCGGACGTGCATCGTCTCATGTGCTGGCAGCCGGCGCAGCTTTGCGGCATTTCGCACTTCAAGGGACGCATAGCCGAGGGCTACGATGCAGACTTCTGCATCTGGAGTCCCGAGGAGCAGTTCAATGTATGCGCCGACTCGCTGCACGCGGCCAACAAGTCGGCCACGCCCTATGCGGGGCAGCGGCTGAGCGGCGTGGTGCATGCCACAGTGGTGCGTGGCCTGCATGTCTATCAGCAGTTCGAGGGCTTTGGCCAGCCGCtgggcaagctgctgctgcgcaagaGCAGCCACAAGTTGGTCAAGAAACAgaagtttattaattga